A segment of the Streptomyces sp. L2 genome:
GCCCTGACCCGTGGGGGGTTCGCCGGGCTCGTGGAGTTCGCCAAGCAGCACGGATGACCCGCGCCCCCACCAGCCCTGAGTAACCCGGCCCTCGCCACGCGGCGGGGGCCGGTGCCTATCGGTACCGAGGGGCGTGATCCGCGCGCCTGCCTACCTCGGTCGCTCGTCGGCGCCGAGGGGGTGACCAAGACGAGTTGGCACAGACGCAGCATGGTTGACCCGCGCGTTTCCGTCTGCCAATACCGAGGGGTCGCGCAAGATGGTGAGAAACGGGAAACGTCGCGTGCCGGGACACAAGTTCGACAGACGTGGTCTGTTCGCCTGCACGCGCGGTCCGGGAGCTCTGCTGGGCACCGCCGGGCGAGGCGGGTTGCCGGTACCCAGCGGGGCGCGTAGAGGTGGGACCGGGTCGCGCGGGTCCGGCGGGCGAGCGCGCGAGACCGGGCTTCGGGCCGGGCGTGGGGCCCGGCTCCCGTACGGGGCAGCCCTCGCACCGGCCGGGGCTGTTAGATTCCAGGCCAGCCGGGATGCAGGTGCCGGTGTTGGTGTCGAGGGAGGCGGAACCCATGGCAAGCCACGGGGTGCGGGGCCGGAGCGGGGGGCGGCCGACGCTCGAAGAGGTCGCCGCCCGTGCCGGGGTCGGCCGGGGCACGGTCTCGCGGGTGATCAACGGCTCGCCCCGGGTCAGCGACGCGACCCGCGCGGCCGTCGAGGCGGCCGTCGAGGAACTCGGCTACGTCCCGAACACCGCCGCCCGCGCCCTCGCCGCCAACCGCACCGACGCCATCGCCCTGGTCGTCCCCGAGCCGGAGACCCGGTTCTTCGCGGAACCGTACTTCTCGGACATGCTGCGCGGCGTCGGCGCCGGACTGTCCGACACCGAGATGCAGCTGCTGCTGATCTTCGCGGGCAGCGACCGGGAGCGGCAGCGGCTGGCCCAGTACCTGGCAGCGCACCGCGTCGACGGCGTCCTGCTGGTCTCGGTCCACGCCGACGACCCGCTCCCCGACATGCTGGCCCAGCTGGAGATCCCGGCGGTCATCAGCGGCCCCCGCTCGGGCGGGGAGACGCTCACGTCGGTCGACTCCGACAACTACGGCGGCGGCCGGTCGGCGGTGGAGCACCTGCTGAGCCGGGGCCGGCGCACGGTCGCGCACATCACCGGGCGCCTCGACGTGTACGGTGCCCAGCGCCGCGTCGACGGCTACCGCGACGCCCTGCGGGACGCCGGCCACCGGGTCGACGAACAGCTCATCGAGCAGGGGGACTTCACCGAGGAGGGCGGCCGCCGCGCGATGACCACCCTGCTGGAGCGCCACCCCGGCCTGGACGCGGTCTTCGCCGGCTCCGACGTGATGGCGGCGGGCGCCCGCCAGGTGCTGCGCGAGCGCGGCCGCCGCATCCCGGACGACGTCGCCCTCGTCGGCTACGACGACTCCGCCATCGCCCGCCACATGGACCCGCCCCTCACCAGCGTCCGTCAGCCCATCGAAGAAATGGGCCGCGCGATGATCGACCTCCTCCTCGCCGAGGTCGCCGACCGCCGCCCGGCGGCCTCGCGCGGCTTGGAGCGCCGGCACGCGGTGCTGCCCACGGAACTGGTACCACGGGCGTCGTCGTAGAGGGTGCGCTACTCGCGGTGGCAGCGGGCCCGGACGAGGACCCTGCCTTCCCCGACTGCCGAAACGGACGTGCCTCACCCGTCCTCGCCCTCTGTTGCGAGAGCGGACAGCTCCTCCATGCTCCTGGTGATGAGCTCGCTTCCTTCGCGGACGCGTTCGGCGGCGGCGAGCAGCCGGGCAGCGTTGGCGGGAGAGCGGAACAGGTAGGCGGTCTCCTCCACGGATCCCCAGTCGTCGGCCACCATGGCACGGTACCGGCCGCCGGAGTTGCGCCGGCACAAGGGACCGGGGTGCGCGCGGTGTTCAACGTGCCTTTTGCCGCCTGGGTGCACTCCTGACCGTTACGCTCGCCCGGCATGAGCACCGAAGAGATGCGTGACGCCTCCGTGGTTGTGGCCCGCGACGCGAACGGCCTGGTGGCCGTGCTGAGCGCCGACTTTCCCCGCCACGGGGGTGACTTCCTCTTCCTCCCCGGGGGCCGTTTCGAACCCGGCGAGTCCCCGCTTGAGTGCGCCCGCCGCGAACTGCGCGAGGAAGCGGGAGTCACCGCCGAGCGGTGGCGTCCCCTCGGCGCGTACGCGATCTGCCTAGGTTCGACGGCCAGAGTCCATCTCTTCGAGGCCTGCGAGCTCACCCTCGGTGCCCAGGAGCTGACCGAGACGGAGCAGGACTTCAAGCTCATGTGGTGGCCGATGGATCACGCTGTCCAGGCCGCCCACGAGGGACGGTTCCTCCTGCCCGCCGGCCCGCTGGCTCTTCTCCTGGTCTACGACGCCTGTGTGCGGCGACCGGCAGGGTGACTGTGCACCCGCGTCACTGACATTCATGTTAGTGACATTGATGTCAGTAACATGAGGGGACCGCCGCTGTCGGGTCGCCGACCCGTACGTGCGTTTCTGGCTGCGTGGGTACTGCACGCGCATCGACGACGTCGAGATCGACATCGTCGGTGCGGACCGTCACATGGTGGCCAAGGAGATCCGCTTCGTCGGTTCGGTGAAGTGGCTGGAGAATTCCTCGTTCGGTCGGCACGACCTCGCGGCCCTGTACGCCCACCGGGCACCTCTGACGTCTGAGCCGGTCCCGGAGGGGGAGCCGGAGCGTCGTGCTCCCGCGCAGGCGCAAAGATCAAGCCCCTGACCTGTTCCCAGGTCAGGGGCTTGATCATTCAGGGTGAGTGACGGGACTCGAACCCGCGACATCCTGGACCACAACCAGGTGCTCTACCATCTGAGCTACACCCACCACGACCGGCGCTGGAAACTTTCGTTTCCCCGACCGGCCGAGAAAAAGTGTACAGGGTCCGAAGGGGTGCTCGCGCACGGCTTTTCGGTGGGCCGGCGGGCAGGGCCCGGGGGGCCTTATCGGGCAGGCAGGACGTGCCGCGCGGCGATCGACTTCGCCGTCTCGGAGTCGGGGCCGGGCTGGGGGACGAAGACGGCCTCGCGGTAGTAGCGCAGCTCGGCGATCGACTCGCGGATGTCGGCGAGTGCGCGGTGGTTGCCGTTCTTCTCCGGGCTGTTGAAATAGGCGCGCGGGTACCAGCGGCGGGCCAGTTCCTTGATGGAGGAGACGTCGACGATCCGGTAGTGGAGGTAGTCCTCCAGGGTCGGCATGTCCCGCAGCAGGAAGCCGCGGTCGGTGCCGACGGAGTTGCCGCACAGCGGGGCCTTGCCGGGTTCCTTCACGTGCTCCCGCACATAGGCGAGGACCTGCTCCTCGGCGTCGGCCAGCGTGGTGCCGCCGGCCAGCTCGGCCAGCAGCCCGGAGGAGGTGTGCATCTGGCGCACCACCTCCGGCATCGTTTCCAGCGCCCGGTCAGGCGGGCGGATAACGATGTCCACACCCTCGCCGAGCACGTTCAGCTCGGAGTCCGTGACGAGGGCGGCCACCTCGATGAGAGCGTCGTCGGACAGCGAGAGGCCGGTCATCTCGCAGTCGATCCACACCATGCGATCGTTCATGCGACCACCCTAAGGCTGACGTTCGCATTTGTGGCTCCCCCTGCCGGCCCCGGCATCGCGACGAGGGGGCGGGCAGATGCCCGCCCCCTCGCTCAGGGCCGTTGTCCGGTCAGCTCGCGGTGCGCGGTCCCGGCAGCAGGCTCACCGCGCCCGCCGCCTGCCGCCGGCTCTGCAGCGGCACCCCCGCGTCGGGGTGCAGCAGGGCCGGAACCGGGCCCACCGGACCGGGGCCGCCCAGACCGGGCGGGGCCGACGGGCCGGGCGACGGCACCGGTGCGTCCGCCTCACCGTGCCGGTCACCCTGCGGACGACGCGCCCGGTAGGCGGCCCGGTACGCCGCCGGGGACGAGCCGAGCTGGCGGCGGAAGTGCCCGCGCAGCGCGACCGGTGAACGGAAGCCGCACCGCCCCGCCACCTCGTCCACCGAGTAGTCCGACGTCTCCAGCAGGCGCTGCGCCTGCAGAACCCGCTGGGTGATCAGCCACTGCAGCGGCGCACTGCCCGTCAGCGAACGGAACCGGCGGTCGAACGTACGGCGGCTCATGTAGGCGCGTGCCGCCAGGGTCTCCACGTCGAACTGCTCGTGGAGGTGTTCCAGCGCCCAGGCGACGACCTCGGCCAGCGGGTCGGCGCCGATCTCCTCTGGTAAAGACCTGTCGAGGTAGCGCTCCTGACCGCCACTGCGGCGCGGCGGGACCACCAGGCGCCGGGCGAGCGCGCCGGCCGCCTCGTTGCCGTGGTCCGTGCGCACGATGTGCAGACACAGGTCGATGCCCGCCGCCGTACCGGCCGACGTCAGCACGTCGCCGTCGTCGACGAACAGTTCCCGCGGGTCCACGTGCACCGACGGATAGCGCTTGGCCAGCGTCGGCGCGTACATCCAGTGGGTGGTCGCCGGACGGCCGTCCAGCAGGCCCGCCGCCGCGAGGACGAACGCGCCCGTGCACAGCCCGACGATGCGGGCACCCTCCTCGTGCGCCCGGCGCAGCGCGTCGAGCGCCTCCTCCGGTGGCGGCGAGGTGATCGATCGCCAGGCCGGCACGACGACCGTCCCGGCGCGCGATATCGCCTCCAGTCCGTGCGGCGCGGTGAGTTCCAGGCCCCCTGTGGTCCGCAGCGGGCCTTCCTCACCGGCGCACACCAGCAGTCGGTAGCGCGGTACTCCGGCGTCCTGGCGGTCGATCCCGAACACCGAAAGTGGTATGGAGCTCTCGAAAATGGGGCCGCCGCTGAACAGCAGCACCGCGACGATCTCCTTGCGGCGTCGCCCGGAGAGTTTCCGGGCCGCGGCGTCCGGCACGGCAGTGGAGTCGTGGCTCATCCTGCTAAGCCCCCCTCGGTGGTCGCGGCTCCTCGGTTGTGTCGCACCTGCACGTTTCCCCTCGGTCCTGCACGAGTCCCCCGCCGTAAAGAAAGTCAAGATCGAATCTACTGGTTCCCGCGGTCCCGCGGTGACCAGTTCCGCACGCGGCACATTGTCGACATGACAACTTGGCGTGAAGCATTCGATCACGAAGCGTTGCACTCGCGGGGCCCGCAGGGAAGTACGCCTTGTCGCCGTGGCCAAACCGCGTAGGGTGCGCAGGGCCCCGCAGACCCTTTCCGTGCAGGTGGAACGGGGGTTGGGGGGTGGTTGGGGCGCTTCCCGGCCGGTATCGAGAAGTTGGCTGAAAAGATGCGTTCGAGGGTGCGGAAACCGGTCAGTCGACCGGTGTACGGCCCCTGGTGTGACGTCCGCCTCTTTGCGTGGCGCAACGCTCCGAGCGGCGCAGCAGCACCCGGCACACGGCGGTGACGGCGGCCAGTCCGAGGGCGGCGCCGGCCGCTCCGGCGAGCGAGGTGCCGTACCAGACGAGGACCAGCGGGACGAGGACGCAGCTGAAGGCGGCCCAGCGGATCACGTCGCTCACGGTGTCCGGCGCGGACTGCGGTTCGCGGGTGGATCCGGGTCCGGTCATCTCGTACTCCCTCGGCGGCGGCACACCGGGTTCAACGCCGGTTCGATCAGTCGGTCACCGCCGCATCAGCGAATCCTGTGCAAACCGCCTGTACGGGGCAGCAACCATTGCGTTACGTGCGCCTCTCGTGCATGCTCCGGTGAACCCCTGCGACACGGGGGCGTCCCGTCACGGAGCGTGCGCGGGATCTGGGCCGAGGAGGCGTGCCGCCGTACCCTTGGGGGTATGGGCTTGGGAAGATGTTTCCCGGACACAGCTCCTGTGCACACTGTCGTCCGTCCCGACAACAAGGATCACAACGCCGAGACAGCCATGGCCGGTCACGAATTCTTCGAACCCGCGGACCGCAAGCGACCGGTCGCCGATCCCACGGCGGCCGAGCCCCTGGCGGCGGAAGCGACGCGCCCTTCCTGCGATCCCGCCTTCAAGCACGGAGTCGTCGTCGGCTTCGACGGTTCCACCTCCAGTGAGCGTGCCCTGGCCTACGCGATCGGCGTGGCCCACCGCACCCGCTCGGGTCTGATCATCGTGCACGTGGCCAACCGGCTGCCCACCACGGTGTGGGCCGGCTGCGAACCCCCGGTGTTCGTGGACGTGCCGGACCACCGCACCGAGGTGCTCGGGCTGGAACTGGCGTGCGCGGACTATCTGGCCGAGGTGCCCTGGATCCTGGTCGAGCGCGGTGGCGACATCTGCCACGAACTCGAAGAGGTGGGGCGGGAGTACGAGGCGGACGCGATCGTCGTCGGGTCCACCCACGGCATCGTCGGCCGCATCTTCGGCTCCGTCGCGGGCCGGCTGGCCAAGCGGGCGCAGCGGCCCGTGATCGTCATTCCCTGAATGGTCGTCATTCCCTGAGCGCCGCGTCCCGCGGTTCGGCCCAACTCCCTTTGTGCAGCGTAAAACTACTCACCGGTAGAGGTGGTTTGTGCTCTTGTGAAGGGCATATATCGGTCACCGCGCAAAGCACATGCATGAAGGGAGCCCGCCGTGGACAACGACGTCTCTGCGGGAAGCGCAAGCACTACCGTGGTCGGCCGACTCGCCCTGGGAATCACCCTGTTGGCGTTCGGCATCGGTACGACCGGCGTGATCGACGGCGTGACGGCGTCCGACTCGGTTTCGCTGGCCCGCTATGTGGGCGGCGTCGCCCTGTTCCTCATAGGCCTGTTGGCCTTCCGCCTCGGTGACGGCGGGTCCGGTACGGGCTATGTGGCGCTCGGCGCCCTGTGGTTCACCTGGGCCGTCGCGGCCGGCGGCACCATGTCGGACAACGGGGCCGGCCTGTTCCTGGTCCTGTTCGCCCTCGTGGCCCTGACGTTGACCATGGCCGGCGGGGACAGCCTCGGCCAGCTGACGCACGGGCTGCTGTTCCTGGCGATGCTGGTGCTGGCCGTCGCGGCCTTCGCCGACAGCTCCACGCTGACGAAGGTGGGGGGCTGGGTCGCCGCGGTGGCCGGGGCGGCGGCGTGGTACGCGGCGACTGCGGCGTACGCGCACTGGCCGACGGCCCTGCCGGGGCGTGCGGCTCGGGGGGTGACGGCGGCCGGCTGAAGTACCGCACGTTGAAAGGACCCCCGCGTGTGTGGTGGCGACACGTGGGGGTCCCCTCTTTGCGCCTAAACCGGCGCCGCTCTCGCGGACCTGGTTGCTCGCCGTCGGGGTGCTCAATTGCGGCTTCGGCCGTAGGGCGGAAAAATTCCTACTCGACCGTTACCGACTTGGCCAGGTTCCTCGGCTTGTCGATGTCCCTGCCCAAGGTCAACGCCGTGTGGTAGGCCAGGAGTTGGAGGGGGATGCCCATGAGGATGGGGTCGAGTTCGTCCTCGTTCTTGGGGACGACGATCGTCTCGTCGGCCTTCTCCTGGTGGCGGTGGGCGACCGCGAGGATCTTGCCGCTGCGGGCCTTGATCTCTTCCAGGGCGGCGCGGTTCTTCTCCAGCAGGTCGTCGTCGGGGACGATCGCGACCGTGGGCAGGGCGGGCTCGATCAGGGCCAGCGGACCGTGCTTCAGCTCGGAGGCCGGGTAGGCCTCGGCGTGGATGTAGGAGACCTCCTTGAGCTTCAGGGAGGCCTCGCGGGCCACCGGGTAGCCCCGGACGCGGCCGATGAAGAGCATCGAGCGTGCCTGGGCGTAGCTCTCGGCCAGCTTCTTGATCTCGTCCTCCTGCTGGAGGATCTCGGTGATCTGCGCGGGCAGCTTGCGCAGGCCCTCGATGATCCGCTTGCCGTCGCGCACCGAGAGGTCGCGGGTGCGGCCGAGGTGCAGCGCCAGCAGGGCGAAGGCGACCGTGGTGTTGGTGAAGCACTTGGTGGAGACCACGCAGACCTCGGGGCCCGCGTGCACGTAGATGCCGCCGTCCGCCTCGCGGGCGATCGCCGAGCCGACCACGTTGACCACGCCGAGGACCCGGGCGCCCTTGCGCTTCAGCTCCTGCACGGCGGCGAGGACGTCGTACGTCTCACCGGACTGGGAGACGGCGACGTACAGGGTGTCGGGGTCGACGACCGCGTTGCGGTAGCGGAACTCGGAGGCGGGCTCGGCGTCCGCGGGGATGCGGGCCAGCTCCTCGATCATCTGGGCGCCGATCATGCCCGCGTGGTACGAGGTGCCGCAGCCGAGGATCTTCACGCGGCGGATCTGCCGGGCCTCGCGGGCGTCCAGGTTGAGGCCGCCGAGGTGCACGGTGGAGAAGCGGTCGTCGATGCGGCCGCGCAGCACGCGGTCCACGGCGTCGGCCTGCTCGTGGATCTCCTTGTGCATGTAGGTGTCGTGGCCGCCCATGTCGTACGACTCCGCCTCCCACTCCACGGTGGTGGGCTCGGCGGTGGTGCGGGTGCCCTCGGTGGTGTAGGTGCGGAAGTCGTCGGCCTTGAGGGTGGCCATCTCGCCGTCGTCGAGGGTCACTATCTGCCGGGTGTGCGTGACCAGCGCGGCCACGTCGGAGGCGACGAACATCTCCTTCTCGCCGATGCCGAGGACCACCGGGGAGCCGTTGCGGGCCACGACGATGCGGTCGTTGAAGTCGGCGTGCATCACCGCGATGCCGTACGTGCCCTCGACCAGGCGGAGCGCGGCGCGGACCTTCTCCTCCAGCGTCTCGGCCTCGGAGCGGGCGATCAGGTGGGTGAGGACCTCGGTGTCGGTTTCGGAGAGGAACTCGACGCCGTCCGCCTCCAGCTTGCGGCGCAGGTCGTCGGCGTTGTCGATGATGCCGTTGTGGACGACGGCGACCGTGGAGCCGGCCGACATGTGCGGGTGGGCGTTCAGGTCGGACGGGGCGCCGTGCGTGGCCCAGCGGGTGTGGGCGATGCCGGTCGTGCCCTTGAAGCGGGCCGGGACCTTGGCCTCCAGGTCGCGCACCCGGCCCTTGGCCTTCACCATCTTCAGGCCGGCCGTCTTCGGGGAGGTGACGACCAGGCCCGCGGAGTCGTAGCCCCGGTACTCCAGGCGCTGCAGCCCCTCCAGGAGCAGCGGCGCCACATCACGCTTCCCGATGTATCCGACAATTCCGCACATATAGAGGTATCCCCAAGTGTTCGGTTCGGCCGCGCCGTGACGGCGCGGTCAGCCGTAGACGATGCGCCGCAGTTGCCGGAGGGTCAGCTCCGGCGGTGCGACGGCCCGGTATTTCAGGTCCGCCCCGATCTGTTCGAAGATCGTCGCGTTCACCAGGCCCTGGGCCTGGAGCTCGCGGTGGCGGCGACGGACGTATTCCTCGGTCGTCTCGTCGAAGTAGGCGAGCACGTCCTGGACCACCCGCAGCGCCTCGCCCCGGCTGAGGGGCGTGGAGCGCGTCAGATGATCAACGAGTTCGTCGTGCACCCGGTAGATCCTGGGGTACTGGACGCCTCTTCGCAAGAATCCTGCCCGATATCGGGCAGTGGTGCGCTGATGTGGGACCGGGATGGGGTAGAGCGTCCCTTTCGTGCCGGTTTTTTCGCACGCTCACATCCGCTTGAGCACCGCCTGCTTGGCCATCGCGAACTCGTCCTCCGTCAGCACCCCGTCCCGGCGGAGCTCGCCCAGTTCCCGCAGCCGTCGCAGCAGTGCGTCGTGGGTGTCCTCGGCGGCGGGGCCCTCGACGGGGGCCGCCTTCGCGAGCGGCACCCGCTCGGGTTCCAGGTCCGTCCCGCCGGCCGGGGCCGAGGGGTGCGGTAGCCGGGCCTGGACGGCCGCCGCGACCAGGGCCATCAGCGGGTCCTTCTTGAAGCCCCACAACTCCACCGCGTGGGGGTCGAACTTCGGCGGTGCCGTCACGGTCGCGCCGCGCACGGTGAAGCGCAGGTGCCCGTTCTCCAGCCCCACCGCCGGCTGCCACTGGACGCCGGTGATCTCCGTGAGCGGGACGGTCCGGGGCCCGGCGGCG
Coding sequences within it:
- a CDS encoding LacI family DNA-binding transcriptional regulator encodes the protein MASHGVRGRSGGRPTLEEVAARAGVGRGTVSRVINGSPRVSDATRAAVEAAVEELGYVPNTAARALAANRTDAIALVVPEPETRFFAEPYFSDMLRGVGAGLSDTEMQLLLIFAGSDRERQRLAQYLAAHRVDGVLLVSVHADDPLPDMLAQLEIPAVISGPRSGGETLTSVDSDNYGGGRSAVEHLLSRGRRTVAHITGRLDVYGAQRRVDGYRDALRDAGHRVDEQLIEQGDFTEEGGRRAMTTLLERHPGLDAVFAGSDVMAAGARQVLRERGRRIPDDVALVGYDDSAIARHMDPPLTSVRQPIEEMGRAMIDLLLAEVADRRPAASRGLERRHAVLPTELVPRASS
- a CDS encoding NUDIX hydrolase, with the translated sequence MSTEEMRDASVVVARDANGLVAVLSADFPRHGGDFLFLPGGRFEPGESPLECARRELREEAGVTAERWRPLGAYAICLGSTARVHLFEACELTLGAQELTETEQDFKLMWWPMDHAVQAAHEGRFLLPAGPLALLLVYDACVRRPAG
- the orn gene encoding oligoribonuclease — translated: MNDRMVWIDCEMTGLSLSDDALIEVAALVTDSELNVLGEGVDIVIRPPDRALETMPEVVRQMHTSSGLLAELAGGTTLADAEEQVLAYVREHVKEPGKAPLCGNSVGTDRGFLLRDMPTLEDYLHYRIVDVSSIKELARRWYPRAYFNSPEKNGNHRALADIRESIAELRYYREAVFVPQPGPDSETAKSIAARHVLPAR
- a CDS encoding helix-turn-helix domain-containing protein gives rise to the protein MSHDSTAVPDAAARKLSGRRRKEIVAVLLFSGGPIFESSIPLSVFGIDRQDAGVPRYRLLVCAGEEGPLRTTGGLELTAPHGLEAISRAGTVVVPAWRSITSPPPEEALDALRRAHEEGARIVGLCTGAFVLAAAGLLDGRPATTHWMYAPTLAKRYPSVHVDPRELFVDDGDVLTSAGTAAGIDLCLHIVRTDHGNEAAGALARRLVVPPRRSGGQERYLDRSLPEEIGADPLAEVVAWALEHLHEQFDVETLAARAYMSRRTFDRRFRSLTGSAPLQWLITQRVLQAQRLLETSDYSVDEVAGRCGFRSPVALRGHFRRQLGSSPAAYRAAYRARRPQGDRHGEADAPVPSPGPSAPPGLGGPGPVGPVPALLHPDAGVPLQSRRQAAGAVSLLPGPRTAS
- a CDS encoding universal stress protein; amino-acid sequence: MAGHEFFEPADRKRPVADPTAAEPLAAEATRPSCDPAFKHGVVVGFDGSTSSERALAYAIGVAHRTRSGLIIVHVANRLPTTVWAGCEPPVFVDVPDHRTEVLGLELACADYLAEVPWILVERGGDICHELEEVGREYEADAIVVGSTHGIVGRIFGSVAGRLAKRAQRPVIVIP
- a CDS encoding GPR1/FUN34/YaaH family transporter — protein: MDNDVSAGSASTTVVGRLALGITLLAFGIGTTGVIDGVTASDSVSLARYVGGVALFLIGLLAFRLGDGGSGTGYVALGALWFTWAVAAGGTMSDNGAGLFLVLFALVALTLTMAGGDSLGQLTHGLLFLAMLVLAVAAFADSSTLTKVGGWVAAVAGAAAWYAATAAYAHWPTALPGRAARGVTAAG
- the glmS gene encoding glutamine--fructose-6-phosphate transaminase (isomerizing), whose amino-acid sequence is MCGIVGYIGKRDVAPLLLEGLQRLEYRGYDSAGLVVTSPKTAGLKMVKAKGRVRDLEAKVPARFKGTTGIAHTRWATHGAPSDLNAHPHMSAGSTVAVVHNGIIDNADDLRRKLEADGVEFLSETDTEVLTHLIARSEAETLEEKVRAALRLVEGTYGIAVMHADFNDRIVVARNGSPVVLGIGEKEMFVASDVAALVTHTRQIVTLDDGEMATLKADDFRTYTTEGTRTTAEPTTVEWEAESYDMGGHDTYMHKEIHEQADAVDRVLRGRIDDRFSTVHLGGLNLDAREARQIRRVKILGCGTSYHAGMIGAQMIEELARIPADAEPASEFRYRNAVVDPDTLYVAVSQSGETYDVLAAVQELKRKGARVLGVVNVVGSAIAREADGGIYVHAGPEVCVVSTKCFTNTTVAFALLALHLGRTRDLSVRDGKRIIEGLRKLPAQITEILQQEDEIKKLAESYAQARSMLFIGRVRGYPVAREASLKLKEVSYIHAEAYPASELKHGPLALIEPALPTVAIVPDDDLLEKNRAALEEIKARSGKILAVAHRHQEKADETIVVPKNEDELDPILMGIPLQLLAYHTALTLGRDIDKPRNLAKSVTVE